The Agelaius phoeniceus isolate bAgePho1 chromosome Z, bAgePho1.hap1, whole genome shotgun sequence genomic interval CCGTGCCCGCCGCAGCAGCCTTGGGCGTGCCCGAGGAACAGGCGGAGGAGCCCGCGGGGCTCTGCCCACCGCACGCTCCGGTGCggggccgccgcccgccgcaCCGCCTGCGCTGCCCGCCCACTGCGACACCGCTTCTCAGGGGAACTCCCGCTCGCCTCAGCCACTGCGCTGCCTACCTGCGTCCCGGTCGGGCCAGGaatgggaagaaagaaaaggcgGGAAAGGCAGGAAACGAAGGGAACAGCCGCCTCACCTGTCCGCGGCGGCCCCGCGGTTCCCCCAGGAGGCGGCACCGCCGCTGCCCcgccccctcctctccctcccgcCACTTCCGGGGGCGCCACAAAAGTCTCGGGGCGCCgctggggctgtggctgtggttgGTCTGGCCAGGAAACTGTGGCCCCCGCAACGGGCCTTGCCGGTACCTCTGCCGGAGCAGGTGCGTGCCCGCGGCAAGGCGGATGTTCACGGGTGTGCCCGCCGGGCGGAGAGGGCGACGGGGGGCGGTGGCGGGAAGCAAAGAGTTCGCGTTGGCGTCGCTCCGTGCATGCGCGGGGTGCGAGGCCCAGGGGATGATCACTCGCTACCGCCGCTCCCGGCATGCCCTGCGCGGGCGCGATGCACACTAGGATGTGTagtgctgtgggcaggagggatGCAGAGGGATGCAGAGGCGCCTTCCCGAGAGGAATCTGTGGAATTCTAGATGGCGGCTGACGCTACCGCGGGCGGCAAGACACGACTTCGCGTGCCTACCCACTTATCCTCATAGGcgcccttcccagccctctgtCGCACCTTGCAAAACCAGGGAGGAATGTAAGCGAGTCTGTCAGTCTGGTTTACACATTTTTTGAAGCACCTGGGTTAGAAAAGCGGTGTTTTGAAGCTGTGTACTGGTGACAGACTTTAGGGGAACAGGAGGGGGACTTCTTACATGAACATATACTGATACAACTAGCGAGGATGCATTTAAAGAAAGAGAACAAGTTTAGAgcagatattaggaaaaaaatctttactgagaggatggtgaggcactaGAACtggttgcccagaaaagctatgcctgtcccattcctggaagtgttcaaaccCAAGTGGGTTCGGGGCTCTGAGGGATCTCATCTAGTGTAAGGTGTCCCTGAACCTGGCAACAGTTTGGAAGTTGATCTTTAAAGTCCATctcaacccaaatcattctgtgactGTGATTCAGTGCTCCACAGGCAATTCCTGTTTCTTATAAGAACAGCAGTCAGAAGTAGGGGAATTGGTCAACATCTGGACTACAAGAGTAGTTTTGCAGTTAGGATTGTGTTTGTCTGTAGGAGAAAATGGGCATTAAAGCATGAAATAGCTTAGTTTTAGCAGGTGTGACTATTTTGGCTAAGCCGCTAAAGCTAAAAGACCACTGGTTATATGGAAGTTTCATTCTCTTTGCTAAAATACTTTCTAGTGTATACTTTTTGAGCTTCTAAGGTACTAAAAATGGATAGCTGATTTTATGTCTTTGATTTTTAGACTACCAGATGCATTATGAGTATTGAAATTTAGCATATTAATTATATGAATAAACAAGAAAACCAGAAGATTTTATAAATTGTTCTTTTCAGGGCTGTTTTATTTGGCATTTTTTTAGGAGCAGCCAAACAAAGTAAATTAGGTAGTGGGGGAAAAGTTTAGCAGGGGcacaagaaattaaatattcagGAAGGAAGCTCATATTAGGCAGCAGTCCAGCAGACTTAAGTGCTTAACAGTTTGCTGGATCAGGATCCTACTAAATTAATGTATGTGAGTGCTACATAGCACATTCTTCTTTGGCTTACCTAAGTCATTGGCTTACCTAAGCTCTTCAAAATGCTTATAAGAAAAACTGCCATTGCAGAAATGTGGATAGCATGTCTGCTTAGCAGAAGTGTATGCTGTGGTCCTGGTTAGAAGTATGTTGTTCCTGTGCAACTTCATTTTATTAAAATGGGCAATTTTGGGATCCATGGAGAATATTTGCTACTTCAGGCAAGTTTCAAAAGTATTTGAAAAGTAAAGATTGTGCTCTAAGATCTTTTCTTCCCATGTGTGAAAGTCTGTGTCAAGCCAAAAGAATCCATCATCCCTGTGGTTGAGTAACAGGTCATACTGGGCTAGTTTTGACTTCAGGGAACTTAAGTGCAGGACTGGCCTTGAGGAAGCCCCTGAGTAAAACTTGAATGTGTCCCCCTGGCAGGTAGGATATTTTAATTGCCCTTCACCAATATTCTTTTACTGTCAGAAATACTAGTTAATTGACTTCTTTTAAACAACAGAAACATGAATTTACTTCATGGCAGCCTCACCTCATTTGCTGCTGTTAGTTATCCAATTTACCGGTTTGGTGGGTTGGTTTAGCATGTGTTGTCAGATACAAATTTACAGGAAACTGCAGTGTCGGAACAGTCCTGTGTTCTggctcctctccttccctgttCTTAAACACCGTCTTTTTTCACAGGTGAGACCGTGGTGTTGGGAAGTACATCTGTGTTAGTTCTGTCAGGTATGAAAATTTTACTTCAAAGCACTAATGCTGTATGACAAGAGACTTGGCTTGTTTTGATAAACCAGCTCTTGCTTGTATAAAATGAAGTGTTCAGTGAGGCAAAAGCCTTGTCACATTTTGAATGGGAAGTTCCTGTCATGCGTTTCCCATTGCTAACAGCAGTGCTTAGCTCGGGGTGCAGGTTCCAAAAATGACAtatagcattttcttttctgggaGGAAAGGATGAAATGAAAGGTATAATCACTCTTAAGAGGTCTTTACCTCCTTTCCACCACCAGCATAGTAAAGGTAGGTCAGAATCTGTAAATTGAAAAATAGACATCTTGTCCTgcacattttgttttcaaatacaTCACCACATAATGAGATGGTGTTCATTCCAGAGTGACAGGATACTGTCACTTCCCCATAATTATAAGCGACTTATCACATATGGCAGACAAACTAATTACTCTTTTTAGCAGGCTACATAATGTCACAGTCTGGCATTGGAACAGTGGTAGGATAAGAAATGAATTTACTTAATGCTGTGGATAACCAGTATTCACTATGAAATTATGACATGGCTGACCTCAAGTTTGGTCCTGCTCCTGTAGACATTGATGAAAGACAGATTAAACTGCTGCCTTGTCTATGCTGCTGGAAaagatttggggaaaaaagcaaaccacAAATGATGTAGAGGCTGCATCAATTATCCTATCTGTGAATATTTCAATTTTCATCATTACATACTTATTTTGATGTTATTCTTGCTAAACCCAAACAGGTTCTGTATCAGTGGCCCAGCTTGCTAATGACATTATTGCTTATTAATGTTATCAGGGAAGTCAGCTTGTGTCAAGGCACAAATTGTTACCTCACATGCAGAGTCTGGTTTGAAATTTCAAAATCTAATTGTCTGATTAattagtaaaaaaataaatttccattcatttttctctgggaagttgttttttttcctatttgacTATGTACATTTTTCTCAGCTAAGATGAATCTTTGGACTGTCTCAAGCACAACCAAATTTGAGACGTATCCAAGAATGAGAAGAAcagtttctttctctctgaTACCATTTCCTTTGCCTGTCCAATGAATGTAGTAGAAGCCTCCATTGtgtagaaattttaaaatatagtttgACAAAATCAGCTCTGCTTAGAACAAAATTAGTGTTTCAAGCAGTGCTCCTTGTTGCTAAAGTTAACAGTGGATGTGTATAGTGGATGGTGTAATCTCTTCTTAGAGGCTACATAACCAGGATATGTAGCTCTGACCTACAAAGAAGTAAGTAAAAGCTTGACAATGTCCTTCTCTGACAATTTATCTAATAAATTCTGTCCATTTTGTTCAGATTGGCAATGGTTCGTAGTGGAAAAAGTGGTGGACTTCACTTGAAGCAGATTGCATACTACAAGCGAACAGGGGAATATCATCCCACAACATTATCAAGTGAAAGAAGTGGAATCAGGAGAGCTGccaaaaaatttgttttcaatgGTAAAACTTTTCTCTCAAATTATGCTAAAAATAGACATTAAGGTGAAGATTtgctaatattaaaaaaaaagtgagatcttgctttgtgtgatttttgtgtgattctgtgattttaataAGCATTCTTTATGAGACAAATGCTCTGCAAATCCCTGGTTAATATGTAACAGGATGTTTGTAGAAATGGAAGCTCAATCTGCTTTAGTCCATTCCAGGACAGGTTTATTTATCTATATAAAAGCCAAACCTcatgttttatcttttttatacTGTAGAAATATGTAGTCACTGCAATCCATAATGGAAAGGATTACAGAAGAGGAAATAGATCTGCAGCTAGAGACAAGGAATGCTCCATCCAGTGTGGGGGATGACTGGCAGAAGTACAAGGACAATTTTGCCATCAGTCACCTGAGAGCCTGCAGGCCCTTCCCGACTTTATTTCAGCCCTGGGAGATACATGAGCCTCTATGAGCAATTGTAGTCTGCTGTACTGTCTCAATCCCATCAAAACTGCTAGTGTTGTGTAGAGAGAAGGCAGGGAGGAGTTAAATCTTTGACTATCAATGCCAGGTTGCTGGCAGGCACTCAACAGCTTCACAAACAACAGTTTCAACACTCCTACCTCCCctttccagccccagtgttAGTTTGTGTTTCAGTCAGATTTCATGTGGGAATGCTGTTTGCATTCTGACTTGCACTTGTAACTCCTTGTGTCCAGATAATAAACATGGCTGAACTAATGGGTGTTTGGAGGACATAATTGAAATGTTTATAAACAAAAAGCTATGTTTACAAAAGTGAACTTATTGTAATAAATGCTATTCTGAGTCATGCTCAGTAGTTTAGTAAACCAAACAGAAGACAAAGCACTTGCTTATAATTTGCTGGTACTTCTTTCAGAAAACAAGTTGTTCTATGttggaaaagacagaaaacaaatgCGCCTGGTAATTGTTTCAgatgaagagaagaaaaaagtccTCGAGAAATGCCACAAAAATGCTGCTGGCACTCATCATGGTATATCAAGAACACTGACTTTAGTGGAGTCTAATTACTACTGGACCTCTGTAACAAATGATGTCAAGCAGTGGGTATGGCTTCATAGCTACAGGATACTTTCAGTAGTCTGTTACAAATATTTGGTAATCCTATGAACTTGGGTACAGCAAGTGCCCAGCCTGTTTCACAAGAAGGAAATGTAAGCTTGCAATCACACTGCAGCTGGTCATCTTGGCAATGCATGGTGtttctttttgctcttttaCTACTGGCTTGCGCACTACTATGGTGTGGTGGGGAGCCATAATCTCTtttggcaggcagggcacaTCCAGTCCCTGAGAGAGATTTCTTGTGCAAGGACTCTCATGTATTTTTGTTAGGATGAAATGGCCATCACAAGGATGTGTGACCAGGGTAGCTACTAGCAGATAAGAATGTGAAAATGGTGTCTCTGCTTTGCAATAAGTTGTGTTCAGGAAATAGTTAAATGTGTCAAAgcttgggaaagtttcttctcCTCCACCCAAAGATACAGGCACAAGAACCCCTAGCACAATTTGACTGTTCAGGAAACTATGTAAATAGTTTAAGGCCAAATTACTGTTGCTATCGGCTTGCTGCAACACGTGAATACTTTGAGTTCATGTGTAACTGTTACATGACATGAAAATAAGTCTTTCCTTTCAATTTAGATTGGACAAGGGTTCTCTTTCCCATAGATTAAGTTGTTGTGCATGGGAGATAATGTATACTTCCAGTGTTTTTCAGTCACAGCATACATAGATGAGCCAAAATGGGAATGATTGGGACTTCCTTTCACTCCCAGTTGCTTCCTACTGCCTTTACTATTTACAGATAAtaatggattttaaaatttgtaGTGTGGACTTGAAAGAGCACAGTGCTTTCAGAATGGAGAGAATTCAGCTATGAGTTCTTTTACATGTCCCTTTCCTGGACTTCAgtattgtttggttttattttggttttttgctgtttctgaaaAATCTAAGGGTAAAAAATTGTAAGAAAAGTGATAAATTTGTTTTGCATTGCCTACTCTGACCTGATTTACAGAGATATAGTGGAGATCTATGATTCTGATGGTTGTCATCACCTCAACATCACTTTTCATTGATAATACCTTCCCTGATGTCTTCTCTAGGTGCATGCTTGCCAGCATTGCCAGGTGGCAAAGAACATAGCCACCAGAGTACCCAAAATACACCCTATCAAAGCAGAGGACCCATGGACAGCAGTCACTATAGAACTAACGGGACCTTTCAGTGTTACCAACAGAAGTAACAAATACATCACAATTATGACAGATTTGTTTACAAGATGGACTGTTATCTTACCACTGCATGACACTTCAGCAGCTGAAATTGCTAAGGCAATCATAAAGGTGTTTTTCTTATATGGGCCACCTCAAAAGATGCCTATTGATCAGGGGAAGGAGCTTGTTTATCAGGTAATTATTTACATGGCTAGTTAAtcagttttttgttgttgtttttttcccctcaagaaaaatacattttcccttATATTAGATTtgaattttagaatttttttcagaaagactTTAGTATAAAAATGTCAAACCAATTATTTGCAATTGTAATGCTATGCAATGTTTCCTAGGACTTTATTCTTTGTAAAAAGACCACAGTAAAATTATCTTCTGGCAGTCATAGTGCAGGTTTTGTCACTTATTTGAATTGGCATAAATTTGTACACTATATTCTGATGTATGTCTTTCATCCATTTTGCCCAGGATAGCAATAGCTAAGGGTATTTTTGAAGTTGGCTTATAGTGATTATGAAGGATTTACCACACTTTGTTCCTCTAAGAGATGAAGTCATCAGATTGTGACATGGAGGTAATGACAGTTCAAGTTAAGTGGCAAAAATGTGGTTAGGAACCATCAATCACTGGCTCCTAAGCCCTACTTAATGCTTTAGCTCTCATTCACAGTCCTGGTGTGTTCTGTGCCAATATGTATGCAAGATTTTTCCCTGTCACCATCATATCAACCAAAAAGGTGGAAATCTGAGGGTTATTTTTACTTGAAATGGGATACAAAACAGGAGAAATGTTCACTAATTGTGTTCTTCTTATTTTGAAGATAAATGAAGAACTGTTTGCACTGTTTGGAATGAAGCAAATTGTATTGTCTTATCCTCAGACACATGATGTAAATGAAAAAATTTCCAAGACAATCAAAACTTTCCTTAACAAGTATTGCATAGACCATCCAAATGATTGGGATGAACATTTATCTGCTATTGCCTATGCTTTCAATTTGACAAATTTGGTATGTGAAGATTCTTCTTCTTTTGACTGAAGTCCTCCAAAATGTCAGCAAAGTTGTATGCTAAATTTCCTTGCTTTTGGTTCCCATACAAATAGGAGCCAGATCAAAACACTCCATATTTCCAAATGTTCAACCGCAATCCACGTGTTGTTGAGCCCATGAATATGTGTGTGGAAGGAGAATACAGTAGTTTTGCCAAAATATTTGAAGCAGCTAAAAAATTCAGTCAAGCACTGGAAGAAGACAAAACCTCAGGTTGCCAGGTAAATGTTATATATTTGAATTTTACTAGTAAGAATATTGAAGATAAAGATGAAAAGTTCTGAGGTATAAAGTATAACTaaccttttaaaataatgtgGGGGGTTGAGTGGtggtttttagtttgttttccttcccctgtgaTCCTTTAATTTCGGTGTAACACGTATGTATTTGGAGGGAGTAACCTTAAAAGAGACCTGTTGTCAGAAGTTTACTATGTCTGACTTGGAGGGTGGAATAGAGAAGTAGAAAACTGTTGCCTATGGAGTAGTGATTTATGAAGATAAAAGCAATTTCTTCATCACTTGTCAGTCCCACATAATTACAAACTACACACATCTAAAACCACTCAATGTCATACTTAAGTGCTGTTAACCAATGCTACAAAATTGCATTATtacttttagaaaaaaaagtaactcacatttatttttctgtaggCAGATAAAAAAACTCCAGATGAACAAAAAATCAGAACCAAAATCACAGTCAAAAGGAAGTCAAAACAATTAAATACTCTTCAACTTAAAGTTGGTCATGAAGTCCTCAGGCAAAGAAAAAACTGGTGGAAAGATGGTCGTTTCCAGTCAGAATGGATTGGTCCTTGTATCATAGATTACATCACAGAAAATGGCTGTGCAATATTAAGAGATTCTACAGGATCCAGGCTGAAAAGACCCATCAAGATGTCTCACCTCAAGCCATATGTAAGAGGGTCCAGTGAAAAAGGTGTATATAATAAATTTTaagtttgtatttttatatatgtaaaaagggttgagttttttgttttgtgttttttaacTGCTCTCTTGTGGTGTTAGGTTATTAGAATGAAAAAGTATCATTCAGTAACCAGTGAGAGTTATATTTGCAGACACAGTTGTGTAATAGGTAAGTAAGCTAGTGAGTGTGTGTGACGTCAAACTACGCAGAGCATGGAACAGAGCTCATGAATAATGTTCAAAGTCTTATTAAAAATAGCCTCTATTAAAGTTGCTTCTACTCATTGGCTTGGATCTATTTGTGCTGGCTGACAAAAGTATAAGGATATGCTAGACGTAGAAGCAGGCTGACCTGTTTTCAAGGAGCATTTTCTTACTCTATTTTGGTGTAGGCAGGAGTCACATTAATTTTGCTTATGCAATGGAAACTTTTTTTTACAACATTGGAGTGTCTTCTAAAGCCTTAAAATAGAAAGACTACATCAGGGAACTGATTTTGGAatagtttattttaaattgtcCTATTAAAGAAGTCAGCATTCCTCTTACAAGAGTAAATAGAATTGTCATGCTCTGTGGTAGGATGGCTAGAAATTTCCAAAGATTTCGATAATCAACTTCTGCTCTTGGTCTTAAATTTTCAGCGTGCTGCTTTGCAAATCAAACAGTGGCAGCTGTTTCTTTTCTGCTCATGCTGTCTTTGAGTCACCAGAGgcattttcaaaaaaattaaatacttggTATACAGAAGTCTGTCACAGACTTCTGTCACAGAACAAGCTGCTTTGTACTTCAGAGTTCTTGAAGAGCAAAATAATTCCAACACTATTGGCACATGTGGTCAAACTTTGGTTCTAGTAAATAGATAAACTACATTGAGATGGTAATTTCTTCCATCACCTCTTAAAGCTGAGAGATTCGCAGTGCTGAAACTAATTCTGGAATTTCATGTAAcaagctgaaatatttttgtcagtCATGAGTTATAGATTTAGTAACTAAGATACAGATTTCATCTCATGTCACGAGGTCTCTACTTTTTTTGAATGATCACTCTGTGCCTTCTGGTTCCTCATTAAATTGCTGATGCATGAGGAGGAAGTCACATGCATATCAATCATATAGATAATGAACAGCTATTACAATAATTTTTTGGTAAATTGTGTCACTGTATGAAAAGCTGAAAGTAGTGGTCTTTGTAGTATTAGAGCCTAATATGTTTACTGCTGAGTACTGCAGAAGCAGTGTGTAAACGTAGAATTCCTTTTTTCAGGAAGTGACTATATTGTTCTTGGCTGGgatagattttagggttttttgctttgtttttttttttttttttacttacctactttatttactttttaaactttttatggTTTAAGGAAGCCTGTTGTGTGTTGAACTAAGATTTTCCAGTGAGAGCATGAAGAAACCACATTTATCCATGTGCATGCACAAAATGAAAGAATCTACATGTCCATTTATTCAAGTTAGTAGTTGTATTAAAGCATTAGTTCAGTAGGTGACTAAGATAGACATCAAGCTAATCATTGACTTAGCTAAGAAAAGCTCTAAATGTGGATCATCCCAGGGATTATTTTGTGGATGTAATGAGATGCCAAACATTTGATCCTCAGTGAAATTGGGAAATTCACATAATCAGTTTACTGTCACTCAAACATTCTTGTCCTCTTTTGGAAATTGTTCTGAAAAGTAAGTTAGCACCTCACTAACATTTCAGGTATGGCTTCAGAGATCTGAACTAATGGCTACTTTCCTTTTACAGGCAACCATTACATTCTACAAGGTGCAGTAGTTTTTGACCATGACTATATTGGCTTATCTGAAAGATCTAATAATTCAAGCCAAGCAGACTCTTttgctgaaaaagaaataaatgccTTCAAAAGAGATATCGTGTCTGCTGTACAGATTCCACCTGCAGCCTGCAAAGACCAAGAATCAGCAGATGGTAAACTTGAGTCTGAGCTGAGAGAAGATCATTGCATTGAAGCAAACATTACAAAGCCAGAGCAGTGGCCATCACCTTGTTGGACACTTCAGACAAAGACAGAGGATACTTAAGCATAGTCTTCTATCACATTTCATTGCTGAGCAGTTTGGAACTACTGtggcaaactgaaaaaaaaaattaatagctCCAACCTCCTTAGCCCAGTCCACTTTACTCCTTTATGAATCTCAGAGTGCTTTAGGTATCTAATTTGTCTGGGTGTTAAGGAAAAGCACTAGTAAAAGCACATATTCTGATCATGCATTTCAATTCCAGATTTTGTTGGTAGAATGGCAATATGGCCATGCCTTACTGTTATCCTCTCAGAACACAATGCATCATTTCACTGTAACGACCTTTTCCATTTAATCCTTGGATGACTTATTCCTAATGTCCACTGTGAGATGAATTAAAACCTAAGCAAGTTGGTGTAAATTTTTCCTCCACTACAGAGAAGCTCATGTCTTCCTTTTCCTGTTATATCACAGTTTTCTATTCATTTTGAGAAGCTGCAGCATCTGACTTGTACAACTTTTAATTTCTAATCTAATCCATTTAAGATCTCCCAAAACAATAAAACTGCCAAAATCAAATACATGTAGTGTTCTATGCATGAAACAATGAGGGCTTCAGCTGTTCCCTGCTCATCAAAAGTCTACTAGTGTAGGCAGTTTTAATATTTCAGGCATGTGAAAAACCCTTAAGAgcatttaatattaatatatggTTTTTCCACAAACATTTGGTTTCTCCATTACAGTTACGTCTTCACTGAGCCTGTGCATGTTGGGAGATTTTCCATGGACAGTGGGCTATGAAACATGAAGCAGTGGTATTAACTTATTCTCTGATTTCCTTGAGTAAGTTGTTGCTGATCTGGACTTCCTGCTGAGATGACTGTTTCTCAAagtcagcagcacagcaatttTTTCACATGGAAAACTGATGAGTGGAAGTCAatttttggtgttgttttggttttgatgtttttttttgggggggttgtttgttttgttttggttttttttggtagggAATTGACATGAAGAAAATTAGCAGAAAACTGAATGAAAAATTCAACAACTTATGGATGATGCTGTGGAAGATTTAACTTATCTTGCTCTCTGAATTTTTATGATCCCTCTCATTTCTGCTACGGAATGTCATTTGACTTAACACAAGTGGAGGAAAGTACTATTTATTAGGAGTTTTCAGTTAATTTTTGGGGAATTCGATGTGGTCATCAAGGCTGAGTAGGTACCTACCTCCTACAGAAACTTAAATGTACACTACAGTATGTCTTTAATATGGGCAGCATCTATGTGAGAAAAGAGGTCAGCACCATGTCAGAATCCTATCTTAAac includes:
- the GIN1 gene encoding gypsy retrotransposon integrase-like protein 1 isoform X3, which translates into the protein MKRRKKSSRNATKMLLALIMVHACQHCQVAKNIATRVPKIHPIKAEDPWTAVTIELTGPFSVTNRSNKYITIMTDLFTRWTVILPLHDTSAAEIAKAIIKVFFLYGPPQKMPIDQGKELVYQINEELFALFGMKQIVLSYPQTHDVNEKISKTIKTFLNKYCIDHPNDWDEHLSAIAYAFNLTNLEPDQNTPYFQMFNRNPRVVEPMNMCVEGEYSSFAKIFEAAKKFSQALEEDKTSGCQADKKTPDEQKIRTKITVKRKSKQLNTLQLKVGHEVLRQRKNWWKDGRFQSEWIGPCIIDYITENGCAILRDSTGSRLKRPIKMSHLKPYVRGSSEKGNHYILQGAVVFDHDYIGLSERSNNSSQADSFAEKEINAFKRDIVSAVQIPPAACKDQESADGKLESELREDHCIEANITKPEQWPSPCWTLQTKTEDT
- the GIN1 gene encoding gypsy retrotransposon integrase-like protein 1 isoform X2: MVRSGKSGGLHLKQIAYYKRTGEYHPTTLSSERSGIRRAAKKFVFNENKLFYVGKDRKQMRLVIVSDEEKKKVLEKCHKNAAGTHHGISRTLTLVESNYYWTSVTNDVKQWVHACQHCQVAKNIATRVPKIHPIKAEDPWTAVTIELTGPFSVTNRSNKYITIMTDLFTRWTVILPLHDTSAAEIAKAIIKVFFLYGPPQKMPIDQGKELVYQINEELFALFGMKQIVLSYPQTHDVNEKISKTIKTFLNKYCIDHPNDWDEHLSAIAYAFNLTNLEPDQNTPYFQMFNRNPRVVEPMNMCVEGEYSSFAKIFEAAKKFSQALEEDKTSGCQADKKTPDEQKIRTKITVKRKSKQLNTLQLKVGHEVLRQRKNWWKDGRFQSEWIGPCIIDYITENGCAILRDSTGSRLKRPIKMSHLKPYVRGSSEKGNHYILQGAVVFDHDYIGLSERSNNSSQADSFAEKEINAFKRDIVSAVQIPPAACKDQESADGKLESELREDHCIEANITKPEQWPSPCWTLQTKTEDT
- the GIN1 gene encoding gypsy retrotransposon integrase-like protein 1 isoform X1, translating into MGRKKRRERQETKGTAASPVRGGPAVPPGGGTAAAPPPPLPPATSGGATKVSGRRWGCGCGWSGQETVAPATGLAGTSAGAENKLFYVGKDRKQMRLVIVSDEEKKKVLEKCHKNAAGTHHGISRTLTLVESNYYWTSVTNDVKQWVHACQHCQVAKNIATRVPKIHPIKAEDPWTAVTIELTGPFSVTNRSNKYITIMTDLFTRWTVILPLHDTSAAEIAKAIIKVFFLYGPPQKMPIDQGKELVYQINEELFALFGMKQIVLSYPQTHDVNEKISKTIKTFLNKYCIDHPNDWDEHLSAIAYAFNLTNLEPDQNTPYFQMFNRNPRVVEPMNMCVEGEYSSFAKIFEAAKKFSQALEEDKTSGCQADKKTPDEQKIRTKITVKRKSKQLNTLQLKVGHEVLRQRKNWWKDGRFQSEWIGPCIIDYITENGCAILRDSTGSRLKRPIKMSHLKPYVRGSSEKGNHYILQGAVVFDHDYIGLSERSNNSSQADSFAEKEINAFKRDIVSAVQIPPAACKDQESADGKLESELREDHCIEANITKPEQWPSPCWTLQTKTEDT